One region of Chryseobacterium sp. C-71 genomic DNA includes:
- a CDS encoding GNAT family N-acetyltransferase, with protein MIEIKPIGNPYSEAVIDLILNIQQKEFNVPITIDDQPDLLRIDEFYFATGGNFWGAFINGEIVGTIALVKFDEKAAAIRKMFVKKDFRGKEYSIAQKLLEILITYCREHGIDEVYLGTVSILQAALRFYEKNHFSIIEKEKLPSKFPLMNADNVFCFLDLKS; from the coding sequence ATGATAGAAATAAAGCCGATAGGCAACCCATATTCAGAAGCAGTCATTGATTTAATTTTGAATATTCAGCAGAAAGAATTTAATGTTCCCATAACTATTGATGATCAACCGGATCTTCTTCGTATCGATGAATTTTATTTTGCGACTGGCGGAAATTTTTGGGGAGCATTTATCAACGGTGAAATTGTAGGAACGATAGCTTTGGTGAAGTTTGATGAAAAAGCGGCGGCAATCAGGAAGATGTTTGTCAAAAAAGATTTCAGAGGAAAAGAATACAGCATTGCGCAAAAACTGTTAGAAATACTCATTACGTACTGTCGTGAACATGGTATTGATGAAGTTTATTTAGGAACGGTATCTATATTACAAGCAGCATTACGTTTCTACGAAAAGAATCATTTCTCGATTATCGAAAAGGAAAAACTGCCATCAAAATTTCCTTTAATGAATGCTGATAACGTTTTTTGTTTCCTCGATTTAAAATCTTAG
- a CDS encoding 2,3,4,5-tetrahydropyridine-2,6-dicarboxylate N-succinyltransferase, with protein MSLQQTIENIWDNRDLLQNEDSKVAIREVISLLDSGKLRVAEPTENGWQVNEWVKKAVVMYFPIQKMETIEVGPFEFHDKMPLKRNYAEKGVRVVPHAVAREGSFIASGVILMPSYVNIGAYVDSGTMVDTWATVGSCAQIGKNVHLSGGVGIGGVLEPLQAAPVIIEDDCFIGSRCIVVEGVHVEKEAVLGANVVLTASTKIIDVTGSEPIEIKGRVPARSVVIPGSYTKQYPAGEFQVPCALIIGQRKESTDKKTSLNDALRENNVAV; from the coding sequence ATGTCGTTACAACAAACTATTGAAAATATCTGGGATAATAGAGATTTATTACAAAATGAAGACAGCAAAGTAGCTATCAGAGAAGTTATTTCTCTTTTAGATTCCGGAAAACTTCGTGTTGCTGAACCTACAGAAAACGGATGGCAGGTAAACGAATGGGTAAAGAAAGCCGTAGTAATGTATTTCCCAATCCAGAAAATGGAAACTATTGAAGTAGGTCCTTTTGAATTTCATGATAAAATGCCTTTGAAGAGAAATTATGCTGAAAAAGGAGTTAGAGTTGTACCTCATGCAGTTGCAAGAGAAGGTTCTTTCATTGCTTCAGGTGTTATTTTGATGCCTTCTTATGTGAATATTGGAGCTTATGTAGACTCAGGAACGATGGTTGATACTTGGGCGACGGTTGGAAGTTGTGCACAGATTGGTAAAAACGTACACTTGAGTGGTGGTGTTGGTATTGGCGGAGTTTTGGAGCCACTTCAGGCTGCACCAGTAATCATTGAAGACGATTGTTTTATTGGTTCAAGATGTATCGTTGTAGAAGGTGTTCATGTTGAAAAAGAAGCAGTTCTAGGAGCGAATGTTGTATTGACCGCTTCCACTAAAATTATCGACGTTACAGGTTCAGAGCCGATTGAAATCAAAGGGAGAGTTCCTGCGCGTTCAGTGGTAATTCCGGGAAGTTATACCAAACAATATCCAGCGGGAGAATTTCAGGTTCCTTGTGCTTTGATTATTGGTCAGAGAAAAGAATCGACAGATAAAAAGACGTCACTGAATGACGCTCTGAGAGAGAATAACGTTGCGGTTTAA
- a CDS encoding MarR family winged helix-turn-helix transcriptional regulator — protein MNVINESGILALSTRLQILSEQLRKDGALIYREFGIDFEPKWFPVIFTLHHKKILSVVEIANEIGYSHPSTISLLKELEKQKMIISKKHKSDERKRLIELSPKGLDLIEKMQPVWELISTILGEIADNNNHLLRAIEEAEEKLATQSFLQRAIQMKNTK, from the coding sequence ATGAATGTTATCAACGAATCAGGTATTTTGGCCTTATCGACAAGACTACAAATACTCAGTGAACAGTTGCGCAAGGACGGAGCTTTAATCTACAGAGAATTCGGAATCGATTTTGAGCCGAAATGGTTTCCTGTTATTTTCACATTACACCACAAAAAAATATTGAGTGTTGTAGAGATTGCTAATGAAATAGGGTACAGTCATCCTTCCACCATCAGTTTGTTAAAAGAACTTGAAAAGCAAAAAATGATCATTTCTAAAAAACACAAATCTGATGAGCGTAAACGTCTGATTGAATTATCCCCAAAAGGTTTAGATTTAATTGAAAAAATGCAGCCTGTTTGGGAGTTAATTTCTACGATTTTAGGTGAAATAGCAGATAATAACAATCATTTGCTGAGGGCAATAGAAGAAGCAGAAGAAAAATTGGCAACGCAATCATTTTTGCAAAGAGCAATACAAATGAAAAATACCAAATAG
- the hisG gene encoding ATP phosphoribosyltransferase gives MSKLKIAIQKNGRLYEESLQLLKDCGISVNNGKDQLKVLVDNFPLEIMYLRNSDIPQYLEDGVVDIAIVGENLLAEKQKQNEIVQKLGFSKCRVSLAIPKDVDTDQPLYFQGKKIATSYPNTLKKYLTENGIQADIHVISGSVEIAPNIGLADGICDIVSSGSTLFKNGLRETVTLLKSEAVLAKNINLNSSQEEILDKLLFRIKAVLKAKNSKYILMNVPNNKISEISDVLPVLKSPTVIPLAEEGWSSIHSVIDEERFWDVIDELKLKGAQDILIIPIDKMVI, from the coding sequence ATGAGTAAATTAAAAATTGCTATTCAGAAAAACGGTCGGTTGTACGAAGAATCTCTTCAACTTCTCAAAGATTGTGGCATTTCTGTAAACAACGGTAAAGATCAGCTGAAGGTTTTGGTAGATAATTTTCCGTTGGAAATTATGTATCTCAGAAACTCCGATATTCCGCAATATCTGGAAGATGGAGTAGTAGACATTGCGATTGTTGGTGAAAATCTATTGGCAGAAAAACAGAAGCAAAATGAGATTGTACAGAAATTAGGTTTCTCAAAATGTCGTGTTTCTTTAGCGATTCCTAAAGATGTAGATACTGATCAACCGCTATATTTTCAAGGAAAAAAGATTGCTACATCTTATCCCAACACCCTCAAAAAGTATTTGACCGAAAACGGTATTCAGGCAGATATTCACGTGATTTCAGGTTCTGTAGAAATTGCTCCGAACATCGGACTTGCAGACGGAATCTGCGATATCGTGAGCTCTGGAAGCACTTTATTCAAAAACGGACTGCGTGAAACCGTAACGCTGTTAAAGTCAGAAGCCGTGTTAGCAAAAAATATTAATCTGAATTCTTCTCAGGAAGAAATTTTAGATAAGTTGCTTTTCAGAATTAAAGCGGTTTTAAAGGCGAAAAATTCTAAATATATTTTAATGAATGTCCCAAATAATAAGATTTCAGAAATCTCTGATGTGCTTCCTGTTTTAAAAAGTCCGACGGTGATTCCGCTTGCTGAAGAGGGTTGGAGCAGCATTCATTCAGTTATTGATGAAGAACGGTTTTGGGACGTCATTGATGAATTAAAACTGAAAGGTGCGCAGGATATTTTAATCATTCCAATCGATAAAATGGTTATTTAA
- a CDS encoding efflux transporter outer membrane subunit, translating into MKNLSIIKGTAFSVLTALVITSCHVRKEYERPAAVVDEKLFRTDMLPQDSTSTANVSWKEIFTDPILQKHISKALENNLDIRIALQNITSAEAYLRQSKAAYQPTLTVGPGYTFQTQSLNTQFGQIIGERRYVNQFDITGSIAWEADLWGKLKAQEKAQLATYLGNVAAHQSVKSDLVSSIASSYYQLLTLDNQKKIINETIKVRENNLETTKALKEAGTLTEVAVQQSQALVYNAQSLLIDIDTQIQQLENTMSLLMGESSQAIERSTLENQTLPANFALGYPANLLANRPDVMQAEFSLMNAFELTNSAKAQFYPTLKLTGSGGLQSVDIDHLFSVNSLFASLIGGLAQPILNKRQIKTNYEVSLANKETAYLNFRKTVLTAGKEVSDAIRVFSVQDSFIDLKQKELDSYKKSVDYSQELVNYGMANYLEVLNANVNSLNAELNISNAQYSKMKAAVDLYRALGGGWK; encoded by the coding sequence ATGAAAAATTTATCAATAATAAAAGGAACTGCTTTTTCAGTGCTCACCGCTCTGGTTATTACTTCTTGCCATGTACGAAAGGAGTATGAAAGACCTGCAGCTGTAGTAGATGAAAAACTCTTCCGTACAGATATGCTTCCGCAGGATAGCACAAGCACGGCAAATGTTTCCTGGAAAGAAATATTTACCGATCCTATCCTTCAAAAGCATATTTCTAAAGCTTTAGAAAACAATTTAGATATAAGAATCGCTCTGCAGAACATTACTTCTGCAGAAGCGTATCTGAGACAGAGTAAAGCTGCCTATCAACCGACTTTAACGGTAGGGCCTGGTTATACTTTTCAGACTCAATCTTTAAACACTCAATTTGGACAGATCATCGGAGAGAGAAGGTATGTCAACCAGTTTGACATTACCGGAAGTATCGCTTGGGAAGCTGACTTATGGGGAAAATTAAAAGCCCAGGAAAAAGCGCAATTAGCAACTTACTTAGGAAATGTTGCCGCACACCAGTCTGTAAAAAGTGATTTGGTTTCTTCAATTGCTTCAAGTTATTATCAATTATTGACTTTAGACAATCAAAAAAAGATTATTAACGAAACTATAAAAGTTCGTGAGAATAATCTTGAAACTACGAAAGCTTTAAAAGAAGCAGGAACTTTAACGGAAGTTGCGGTTCAGCAAAGTCAGGCTTTGGTTTATAATGCACAGTCATTATTAATCGATATCGACACTCAAATTCAGCAGTTGGAAAACACGATGAGTCTTTTAATGGGTGAATCTTCACAAGCAATTGAAAGATCAACTTTAGAAAACCAAACTCTTCCAGCAAACTTTGCATTAGGTTATCCTGCCAATTTATTGGCAAACCGTCCCGATGTAATGCAGGCAGAATTTAGCTTGATGAATGCTTTTGAATTAACAAACTCTGCAAAAGCTCAGTTTTATCCAACATTAAAACTGACAGGAAGTGGAGGATTGCAGTCTGTTGACATCGATCATTTGTTTAGTGTGAATTCTCTATTTGCAAGTTTGATCGGAGGTTTGGCTCAGCCGATTTTGAATAAGAGACAGATCAAAACCAATTATGAAGTTAGTTTGGCAAATAAAGAAACGGCGTATTTAAATTTTAGAAAAACTGTTCTTACAGCCGGAAAAGAAGTTTCTGATGCTATCAGAGTTTTTTCGGTACAGGATTCTTTTATTGATTTAAAGCAGAAAGAATTAGATTCATACAAAAAATCTGTTGATTATTCTCAGGAGTTGGTCAACTACGGAATGGCAAATTACCTTGAAGTTTTAAATGCCAATGTCAACTCTTTAAATGCCGAATTGAATATTTCTAATGCACAATACAGTAAAATGAAAGCGGCAGTAGATTTATACAGAGCTTTAGGCGGTGGTTGGAAATAA
- a CDS encoding glycosyltransferase family 2 protein has protein sequence MKKISIVIPAYNEEGNVALIHQKIKEVFSGLPHYDFEIIFVNDGSRDNTQQQLEILSKKFDEVKFIEFSRNFGHQPAVKAGMDSALGNAVISMDGDLQHPPELIPKMIKKWEEGNDVVLTIRKYPKEISVFKRKTSDFFYKILSGLSDVNLTKGGGSDFRLMDANVVEVMRKFNEDDLFLRGLTSWMGFKQSAIEFTASERVSGQSSYNLKKMITFAFTGITAFSVKPLYIAAYLGFLFSAFSVIGYGAYVIYAFVAQTEISGWASLIMTIVFFGGLQLIILGIIGIYLGKIFKQVKARPNYIVKNKNF, from the coding sequence ATGAAAAAAATATCTATTGTAATTCCCGCCTATAATGAAGAAGGAAATGTTGCGCTAATTCACCAAAAAATTAAAGAAGTTTTTTCAGGATTACCTCATTATGATTTTGAAATTATTTTTGTAAACGACGGAAGCAGAGATAACACACAGCAACAATTAGAAATTTTATCTAAAAAATTTGACGAAGTAAAATTTATCGAATTTTCAAGAAATTTCGGACATCAGCCTGCTGTGAAAGCCGGTATGGATAGTGCGTTAGGAAATGCAGTAATTTCAATGGATGGTGACCTTCAGCATCCACCGGAACTCATTCCGAAAATGATTAAAAAATGGGAAGAAGGCAATGATGTTGTTCTGACAATTAGAAAATATCCTAAAGAAATTTCTGTCTTCAAAAGAAAAACTTCAGACTTTTTTTACAAGATTCTGTCAGGATTATCTGATGTCAATCTTACCAAAGGCGGCGGTTCAGACTTCAGATTGATGGATGCCAATGTAGTTGAAGTGATGAGAAAATTCAATGAAGATGATTTATTTCTGCGTGGGCTGACAAGCTGGATGGGCTTCAAACAAAGCGCTATAGAATTTACAGCTTCTGAACGGGTTTCAGGGCAAAGCAGTTACAACCTAAAAAAGATGATTACTTTTGCTTTTACAGGAATCACGGCATTCAGTGTAAAGCCATTGTACATCGCAGCATATTTAGGATTTTTATTTTCAGCATTTTCGGTAATTGGTTACGGCGCTTACGTTATTTATGCTTTCGTTGCACAAACGGAAATCTCAGGATGGGCATCATTGATTATGACCATCGTTTTTTTTGGCGGCTTGCAGTTGATTATTTTAGGAATCATAGGAATTTATTTAGGTAAAATTTTTAAACAGGTAAAAGCAAGGCCAAATTACATTGTAAAAAATAAAAACTTTTAA
- a CDS encoding glycosyltransferase family 1 protein → MKIAFDAKRFFHNTSGLGNYSRDLIRILSQYFPENEYILLNKNKSERGKEILEQNNVHFIESSKGKFSRQFKMGKDAQAQNADVFHGLSGELPLKWDKTPIKKVVTIHDLIFMRYPQYYSFFDRKIHFWKFKKAVESADKIIAISEQTKQDIIYYLKVPENKIEVIYQGCHHAFKENQSEDFIQKTREKFSLPERLILNVGTIEERKNLLNIVKAIDKTEIPLVVVGRKTKYFKKVQYFIRKNKMENQVHFLEGVSMNELAVIYKLADIFVYPSFFEGFGIPVIEALFSKTVTITSNTSCLPEAGGNDSVYIDPKNYLDLRSKIQFLWDSESERKRRADKGFEFVQKFNDEPIANELMSFYQKIIS, encoded by the coding sequence ATGAAGATAGCATTTGATGCAAAGCGTTTTTTTCACAATACATCGGGTTTAGGCAACTATTCTCGTGATTTAATCAGAATTTTGTCTCAATATTTTCCTGAAAATGAATATATCTTACTCAATAAAAATAAGTCTGAAAGAGGGAAAGAAATTTTAGAACAAAACAATGTTCATTTCATTGAATCTTCAAAAGGAAAATTTTCCCGTCAGTTTAAAATGGGGAAAGATGCACAGGCTCAAAATGCAGATGTATTTCACGGATTATCAGGTGAATTACCTTTAAAATGGGATAAAACTCCGATCAAAAAAGTAGTGACGATTCATGATTTAATTTTCATGCGTTATCCACAATACTATTCTTTTTTTGACCGGAAAATTCATTTTTGGAAGTTTAAAAAAGCAGTAGAATCTGCAGATAAAATCATTGCAATTTCCGAGCAGACTAAGCAGGATATTATTTATTACTTAAAAGTTCCTGAAAATAAAATTGAGGTAATTTATCAGGGCTGTCATCATGCTTTTAAAGAAAATCAATCAGAGGATTTCATTCAGAAAACCAGAGAGAAATTCAGTTTACCAGAAAGACTCATCTTAAATGTTGGAACAATTGAAGAGCGTAAAAATCTCTTAAACATTGTGAAAGCAATCGATAAAACTGAGATTCCATTGGTTGTTGTCGGAAGAAAAACAAAATATTTCAAAAAAGTTCAGTACTTTATCCGTAAAAACAAAATGGAAAATCAAGTCCATTTTCTTGAGGGCGTTTCGATGAATGAGTTGGCTGTTATCTACAAGCTTGCCGATATTTTTGTCTATCCGAGCTTTTTTGAAGGTTTTGGAATTCCTGTTATTGAAGCTTTATTTTCAAAAACCGTGACGATTACCAGCAACACAAGTTGCCTTCCCGAAGCTGGAGGTAATGATTCAGTTTATATTGATCCTAAAAATTATTTAGATTTAAGATCAAAAATACAGTTTCTTTGGGACAGTGAATCTGAAAGAAAACGCCGTGCTGATAAGGGTTTTGAATTTGTTCAAAAATTTAATGATGAGCCGATTGCCAATGAACTGATGAGTTTTTATCAAAAAATTATTTCGTAA
- a CDS encoding C40 family peptidase — translation MNLKSIRFKEVLRQFVFLSISATIIISCGSSKAVSKSKNSSSSKVSKSESLRKLDSKFDGKLSSSMKNILKDAERYLGTPYKFGGNTSSGFDCSGLTTKVFDENGLKLPRRSADQANAGKNIDLEEAKPGDLLFFATAGGSKVSHVGIVHTIENDGEVKFIHASTSKGVIISSLNEKYWNKAYLHAQRVL, via the coding sequence ATGAATTTAAAATCAATACGATTTAAGGAAGTTTTAAGACAGTTTGTTTTTCTGTCAATTTCTGCAACGATCATCATTTCATGTGGAAGTTCGAAAGCTGTCTCCAAATCAAAAAACTCGTCGAGCTCAAAGGTTTCAAAATCAGAAAGCCTGAGAAAATTAGATTCAAAATTTGACGGTAAACTTTCCAGTTCAATGAAAAATATTTTAAAAGATGCTGAAAGATATTTAGGAACGCCTTATAAATTTGGTGGAAATACATCTTCGGGTTTTGACTGTTCGGGCTTGACCACAAAAGTCTTTGACGAAAATGGATTGAAGCTTCCTAGAAGATCAGCTGATCAGGCAAATGCCGGAAAAAATATAGATTTGGAAGAAGCAAAACCTGGCGACCTTTTATTTTTTGCCACAGCGGGTGGAAGTAAAGTTTCTCATGTAGGCATTGTGCATACTATTGAAAATGATGGAGAAGTAAAATTCATTCACGCATCGACTTCTAAAGGGGTAATCATTTCGTCTCTCAACGAAAAATACTGGAATAAAGCCTATCTTCATGCACAAAGAGTTTTGTAA
- a CDS encoding glycosyltransferase family 87 protein: MILKEKFLKFILNPRYIFGVYLIIAIVTAISKYSRGNSINNYLIFKFTYINTILEKNLYLQYPEHFQDSNHYGIFFSALIAPFALMPDWLGISLWNVANTFIFIYAIHKLPFSDGKKAIFALLCLQEFITAALSLQFNIALVGLLMLSATYIYEKKEVKSATALMVGVFVKIYGVVGLSQFFFIKNKTKFIIAGIVIGLLFFVFPMIYSSPEFVIQSYKDWSVSLAEKNGQNQSLNSYQDISLMGFVRRILGDASISNLSFLAFGLPLFALPYIRIKQYKNYAFQLMILASTLLFLVLFSSGSESPTYIIAVAGVMIWFFLQKERSPLVLGMLIFVIILTCFSPSDLFPKSVKVNYIIKYSLKAVPCIVVWFRIIYELMTRDFEKDYSLT; this comes from the coding sequence ATCATCTTGAAAGAAAAATTTTTAAAGTTTATTTTAAACCCCAGATATATATTTGGGGTTTATCTTATTATAGCGATAGTAACCGCTATTTCGAAATACTCAAGAGGAAACTCCATCAATAATTATCTGATTTTTAAATTTACGTACATCAATACAATTCTTGAGAAAAATTTATATCTCCAATATCCGGAGCATTTTCAGGATTCTAATCATTACGGAATTTTTTTTAGCGCACTCATTGCTCCATTTGCTTTAATGCCAGATTGGCTCGGAATTTCTCTTTGGAATGTTGCCAATACCTTTATTTTTATTTATGCTATTCATAAACTTCCTTTCTCGGACGGTAAAAAAGCTATTTTCGCCTTATTATGTTTGCAGGAATTTATCACAGCAGCCTTAAGTTTACAATTTAATATTGCTCTTGTCGGCTTGCTGATGTTGTCAGCAACTTATATTTATGAAAAGAAAGAAGTAAAATCTGCAACCGCACTCATGGTTGGAGTTTTTGTAAAAATCTATGGAGTTGTAGGTTTATCACAGTTTTTCTTCATTAAAAATAAAACTAAATTTATCATTGCCGGAATTGTTATCGGATTATTATTCTTTGTATTCCCAATGATTTATTCAAGTCCTGAATTTGTTATTCAAAGTTATAAAGATTGGTCAGTCTCACTCGCAGAAAAAAACGGACAAAATCAAAGTTTAAACAGCTATCAGGACATTTCTCTGATGGGTTTTGTAAGAAGAATTTTAGGTGATGCATCTATTTCCAATCTCTCATTTTTAGCGTTTGGTCTGCCATTATTTGCTTTACCATATATTAGAATTAAGCAGTATAAAAATTATGCTTTTCAGCTGATGATATTGGCATCAACTTTACTGTTTTTGGTATTATTCAGTTCAGGATCAGAATCTCCTACTTACATTATTGCAGTTGCTGGAGTGATGATCTGGTTTTTCCTTCAAAAAGAAAGATCACCTTTGGTTTTGGGAATGCTTATTTTTGTAATTATTCTTACGTGTTTTTCGCCTTCAGATTTGTTTCCAAAATCTGTAAAAGTAAATTACATTATCAAGTATTCTCTAAAAGCAGTACCTTGCATTGTCGTTTGGTTTAGAATAATTTATGAATTAATGACCAGAGATTTTGAAAAAGATTATAGCCTGACATGA